Proteins encoded within one genomic window of Scheffersomyces stipitis CBS 6054 chromosome 3, complete sequence:
- a CDS encoding predicted protein, translated as MLDPFDQKKVSILKEISSTNEDSPDASPKGTIDELCIPIIELINSHNDMVTTSSCSGRVSVFLEGIKNVGHDDTKIGAKGNHGRWIFVTHDVNQLKNWDSQVDFQYEQSCELEKLDITTRYILFKFEPLILHVKCRDLKSATALYTAAMNCGFRESGIGSNNVVAIRISIKLDTPIGYLKGDRLVSVVSTSYLSMLTKLAEDRFKENAKKIDELYKAISGFNQVEKIDEVTETKEQRRERKIREGMEIREAVRLQKEKKRKEKEQKQQEQQRQEELNNKIEKLAI; from the coding sequence ATGTTAGACCCGTTTgaccagaagaaagtttcTATATTGAAGGAGATCTCGTCCACCAACGAAGACTCTCCCGATGCTTCTCCAAAGGGTACTATCGATGAGCTCTGTATTCCCATAATAGAACTTATAAACTCGCACAATGATATGGTGACTACTTCTTCGTGTTCAGGAAGAGTATCAGTTTTCCTTGAAGGGATCAAGAATGTGGGACATGACGATACAAAGATCGGAGCCAAAGGTAACCATGGTAGATGGATCTTTGTCACTCACGACGTGAATCAGTTAAAAAACTGGGATAGTCAGGTTGATTTTCAATACGAACAAAGTTGcgagttggagaagttaGACATCACAACACGCtatattcttttcaagtttgAGCCTCTTATACTTCATGTAAAGTGTAGAGACTTGAAGCTGGCTACTGCCTTATACACTGCGGCCATGAATTGTGGGTTCAGGGAATCAGGAATCGGATCCAATAACGTTGTAGCTATCAGAATATCCATCAAGCTTGACACTCCCATTGGGTACTTGAAAGGAGACAGGTTGGTTTCCGTTGTGAGTACTTCGTATTTGAGCATGTTGACAAAACTTGCCGAGGATCGTTTCAAAGAGAATGCTAAGAAGATAGACGAGTTGTACAAGGCTATATCTGGATTCAACCAAGTTGAGAAGATCGATGAGGTTACAGAGACAAAAGAACAGAGACGAGAACGCAAAATCCGGGAAGGAATGGAAATACGAGAAGCAGTTAGATTacagaaggagaagaaacGAAAAGAGAAGGAGCAAAAGCAGCAAGAGCAACAGCGGCAAGAGGAGTTGAACAATAAGATAGAGAAGTTGGCTATCTAG